From a single Paraburkholderia edwinii genomic region:
- a CDS encoding PhoX family protein has translation MDQHFDSSRRKALKLIAGAPMLPLGGALAASSMLAACGGDDTPAATAAAPVTQAAFTSASFNGMPAPTLDNPAAMAQTTVGSTLTARYADGSSINYKLAYQSFFTTGDAVANTLGGTIVAGGYYDINNQPIIDGSKPGSERQFFSNCPDGTSLLKLDNPTVRGVKGKAVFAVVQFEYADMDLSGADMYGQLPSPIAVLTLDQDPATGKLSLVSYANVDTSPAHGLWITCGASLSPWNTHLSSEEYEPDATKAATDAQLRAYSQNLYGDPSKANPYHYGHLPEITVHPDGTGSVKKHYCLGRISHELIQVMPDQRTVLMGDDATNGGLFMFIADTAKDLSAGTLYVAKWNQTSSAGAGSATLSWIKLGHATSAEIEALADQLKAADIMDVIPVSNTDTTQYPNYQKIHFNNSFNWVQIKPGMEKAATFLETHRYAALAGASMCFTKLEGTTVNAQDKVLYSAMSQIVTSMVRGNVHSTDIALDKAISAGAVYALNLRGGQQATDGSAIDSEWVPVDMSAPAALVGEDLATADALGNTANADKIASPDNLKFSEKLRTLFIGEDSSQHVNNFLWAYNVDTKVLSRVLSTPAGAESTGLHAVDEINGWTYIMSNFQHAGDWGGIHSKVQATLDPLVRANFKDGYAASVGYLTAEATAVKL, from the coding sequence ATGGACCAGCACTTCGACTCGTCGCGCCGAAAGGCACTCAAACTGATCGCCGGCGCGCCCATGTTGCCGCTCGGCGGCGCGCTCGCCGCCTCGTCAATGCTGGCCGCGTGCGGAGGCGACGATACGCCGGCAGCAACCGCGGCCGCACCGGTCACGCAGGCCGCTTTCACATCGGCCTCGTTTAACGGCATGCCGGCGCCGACGCTGGACAATCCCGCCGCGATGGCGCAGACGACCGTCGGCTCGACGCTGACGGCGCGTTATGCCGACGGCAGCAGCATCAACTACAAGCTCGCCTATCAATCGTTTTTCACGACCGGCGACGCGGTCGCGAATACGCTCGGCGGCACGATCGTCGCGGGCGGCTACTACGACATCAACAACCAGCCGATCATCGATGGCTCGAAGCCCGGCAGCGAACGTCAGTTCTTCTCGAATTGTCCCGATGGCACATCGCTGCTCAAGCTCGACAATCCGACCGTGCGCGGCGTCAAGGGCAAAGCGGTGTTCGCGGTCGTGCAGTTCGAATACGCGGATATGGATCTGAGCGGTGCGGATATGTACGGCCAGCTGCCGTCGCCGATCGCGGTGCTCACACTCGATCAGGATCCGGCCACCGGCAAGCTGTCGCTCGTTAGCTATGCCAACGTCGACACCTCGCCGGCGCACGGCCTCTGGATCACCTGCGGCGCGAGCCTGTCACCGTGGAACACGCATCTGTCGAGCGAGGAATACGAGCCGGACGCGACCAAAGCGGCCACCGATGCGCAGTTGCGTGCATACAGCCAGAATCTGTACGGCGACCCATCGAAGGCAAACCCGTATCACTACGGGCATTTGCCGGAGATCACCGTGCATCCGGACGGCACGGGCAGCGTCAAAAAGCACTACTGCCTCGGCCGCATCTCGCACGAGTTGATCCAGGTGATGCCGGACCAGCGCACCGTGCTGATGGGTGACGATGCAACCAACGGCGGCCTGTTCATGTTCATCGCGGACACCGCGAAGGATCTGTCGGCCGGTACGCTGTACGTTGCGAAGTGGAATCAGACGTCATCGGCGGGCGCGGGCTCGGCGACACTGTCGTGGATCAAACTCGGCCATGCGACGAGCGCCGAGATTGAAGCGCTCGCAGACCAGCTGAAGGCGGCCGACATCATGGACGTGATTCCGGTCAGCAATACGGATACGACGCAGTACCCGAACTACCAGAAAATCCACTTCAACAACTCGTTCAACTGGGTGCAAATCAAGCCGGGTATGGAGAAGGCCGCGACCTTCCTCGAGACACACCGCTACGCCGCCCTCGCCGGCGCCAGCATGTGCTTCACGAAGCTCGAAGGAACGACCGTCAATGCACAGGACAAGGTGCTGTATTCGGCGATGTCGCAAATCGTGACGTCGATGGTACGCGGCAATGTCCATTCCACCGACATTGCGCTCGACAAAGCGATCAGCGCGGGCGCCGTCTATGCGCTGAACTTGCGCGGCGGCCAGCAGGCAACCGACGGCTCGGCGATCGATAGCGAATGGGTGCCGGTCGACATGAGCGCACCGGCGGCACTGGTCGGCGAGGACCTCGCGACGGCAGATGCGCTTGGCAACACGGCGAACGCCGACAAGATTGCGAGCCCGGACAATCTGAAGTTCTCGGAAAAGTTGCGCACGCTGTTCATCGGCGAGGACAGCAGTCAGCACGTGAACAACTTCCTGTGGGCGTACAACGTCGACACAAAAGTGCTGTCACGTGTGCTGTCGACACCCGCCGGTGCAGAATCGACGGGACTGCATGCCGTCGACGAGATCAACGGCTGGACCTACATCATGAGCAATTTTCAGCACGCCGGCGACTGGGGTGGGATTCACAGCAAAGTGCAGGCGACGCTCGATCCGCTTGTGCGCGCGAACTTTAAGGATGGGTATGCCGCGTCGGTCGGTTATTTGACGGCGGAGGCGACCGCGGTGAAGCTTTAA
- a CDS encoding helix-turn-helix transcriptional regulator, with translation MVALARADLNREPPSPQFREKLGEQMLDMMEVLLQNTTGSAASRRSDLILLRAKTTIARRLGDSGLSTDQIATELHISANYLAKLFRMEGTTVTRYVLQKRLAKAHGFLKQSGRYRLQIQEVAYLCGFESPSHFSRTFKQHFGVSPRDAASV, from the coding sequence GTGGTCGCTCTTGCGCGTGCTGATTTGAACAGAGAGCCGCCGAGCCCGCAATTTCGGGAGAAGCTCGGTGAGCAGATGCTGGACATGATGGAAGTGTTGCTACAAAACACGACCGGTTCTGCCGCGTCCAGGCGCTCCGACCTGATTCTTCTTCGCGCGAAAACCACGATTGCGAGACGTCTGGGCGATTCCGGTTTGAGCACCGACCAGATTGCGACTGAGCTTCACATTTCGGCAAATTACCTGGCCAAACTGTTTCGAATGGAAGGAACGACCGTTACGCGTTACGTTCTCCAGAAACGCCTTGCCAAGGCACATGGCTTCCTGAAGCAATCCGGTCGGTACCGGCTGCAAATACAGGAAGTGGCATACCTATGCGGTTTTGAATCGCCCTCGCATTTTAGCCGTACGTTCAAGCAGCACTTTGGCGTCTCCCCTCGGGATGCGGCTAGCGTATGA